In Gadus chalcogrammus isolate NIFS_2021 chromosome 13, NIFS_Gcha_1.0, whole genome shotgun sequence, a single genomic region encodes these proteins:
- the card19 gene encoding caspase recruitment domain family, member 19, whose amino-acid sequence MGDSFHDQLLEDSRFLKADQRLDTELVDKLILQLNRIYPQILSDKEATKFRDLDVPTCVRLGELLTHLQEKGEEACKEFYRALHLHVEEVYYSLPTRLRLKDSSDPLKKRAVPGQRYDLNERSPMFFLSCFSLAAGVAMLYYYSESKVSGGSRVVGLAALGLSRQAREVLIWYTEERATK is encoded by the exons ATGGGAG ACAGCTTCCACGACCAGCTGCTGGAGGACAGCCGGTTCCTCAAAGCAGACCAAAGATTGGATACAGAGCTTGTAGATAAACTCATTCTGCAGCTGAACAGGATATATCCCCAGATCCTCTCCGACAAGGAGGCCACTAAG TTCAGAGACTTGGATGTGCCCACCTGTGTGCGCCTTGGTGAGCTCCTAACTCACCTGCAGGAGAAAGGCGAGGAAGCCTGCAAGGAGTTTTATCGTGCACTCCACTTGCACGTGGAAGAAGTTTATTACAGCTTGCCCACACGCCTCCGTCTCAAAG ACTCTTCCGATCCCCTGAAAAAGAGAGCTGTTCCCGGACAGAGATATGACCTCAATGAAAGAA gCCCCATGTTCTTTCTCAGCTGTTTCAGTTTAGCGGCAGGAGTGGCCATGTTGTATTACTACAGCG AGTCCAAAGTGTCTGGAGGCAGCCGGGTCGTTGGTTTGGCGGCTCTCGGGCTGAGCAGGCAGGCCAGGGAGGTCCTGATCTGGTACACTGAGGAAAGGGCCACCAAatag
- the ninj1 gene encoding ninjurin-1 produces the protein MASEPLEMNGVADGETEGPSRGWRYARRPINMNTYANKKSAVESMLDVALLMANASQMKAVLTQGPAFTFYTPLIILLSISLILQIVVGILLIFIVKWNLNDTTMHYKLNILENVSTALVFLIVVVNVFVTAFGVHGPVTKE, from the exons ATGGCGTCCGAACCTTTGGAGATGAACGGAGTTGctgacggagagacagag GGCCCATCGCGGGGCTGGCGATACGCGCGGCGGCCCATAAACATGAACACCTACGCCAACAAGAAGAGTGCGGTGGAAAGCATGCTGGACGTGGCTCTGTTAATGGCCAACGCCTCCCAGATGAAGGCCGTGCTGACACAAGGCCCTGCCTTCACCTTCTACACACCTCTCATTATACTGCTGAGCATCTCGCTCATCCTGCAGATCGTTGTGGGCATTCTACTTATCTTCATCG TGAAGTGGAACCTGAATGACACGACCATGCACTACAAGCTCAACATCCTAGAGAACGTCAGCACGGCACTCGTCTTCCTCATCGTCGTCGTCAACGTCTTCGTCACCGCCTTCGGAGTCCATGGACCCGTTACCAAGGAATGA